One genomic region from Streptomyces sp. NBC_01431 encodes:
- a CDS encoding alpha/beta fold hydrolase, with the protein MTYTTTPDGTRIAYQLQGEGPVLVLLAGQANNHHWWDSVRTDFHPARSTLTLDYRGTGQSDKPNTPHSTELFAQDAIAVLDDLGIHRADIYGTSMGGRVAQQLAARHPHRVGALILGCTSPGGRHSMERGNDVRQALAQTQPGAARQALLELMYTPRWLADHPGPHHTLGDPGMPAHSRRRHLAASNRHNAWDLLPSISAPTLVLHGTDDLLNPTANAPLLADRIPDARLHLIPDTRHAYFEEARTHTSPLALDFLTTASHQP; encoded by the coding sequence ATGACATACACGACGACACCCGACGGTACCCGCATCGCCTACCAACTCCAGGGCGAAGGGCCAGTGTTGGTCCTGTTGGCGGGCCAGGCCAACAACCACCACTGGTGGGACTCGGTCCGCACAGACTTCCACCCCGCCCGCAGCACCCTCACCCTCGACTACCGCGGCACCGGCCAAAGCGACAAGCCCAACACCCCCCACAGCACCGAACTCTTCGCCCAGGACGCCATCGCCGTCCTCGACGACCTCGGCATCCACCGGGCCGACATCTACGGCACGTCCATGGGCGGCCGCGTAGCCCAGCAACTCGCCGCCCGCCACCCGCACCGAGTCGGCGCACTCATCCTCGGCTGCACCTCACCCGGCGGCCGGCACAGCATGGAACGCGGCAACGACGTCCGCCAGGCCCTGGCCCAGACTCAGCCCGGAGCCGCGCGCCAGGCCCTGCTGGAGCTCATGTACACGCCCCGCTGGCTCGCCGACCACCCCGGCCCGCACCACACCCTCGGCGACCCCGGCATGCCGGCCCACTCCCGCCGCCGCCACCTCGCAGCCAGCAACCGGCACAACGCCTGGGACCTGCTGCCCAGCATCAGCGCACCCACCCTGGTCCTCCACGGAACCGACGACCTCCTCAACCCCACCGCCAACGCCCCTCTGCTCGCGGACCGCATCCCAGACGCCCGACTCCACCTGATCCCCGATACCCGCCACGCCTACTTCGAGGAAGCCCGCACCCACACCAGCCCCCTGGCCCTGGACTTCCTCACCACTGCCTCGCACCAGCCGTAG
- a CDS encoding ABC transporter substrate-binding protein, with protein MSRRPVAVAASILTVLALGAVSACSGNSGSTSASSGSGGTPTVKLMVGGIDKQIYLPYELAENLGYYKKYGVKVQLSTEQDGGVGAEEAMASGQVDMAGAWYNHTIEFQAKGKAVEGIVQLSGAPGEREMCTSKSGVHSGADFNGKTLGITDLGSGTDTLTQFLAVKKGVETSQFHRIGVGGGSTAIAALQNGKVDCVMTTQPTVAAIEKKGIGTSTIDLATTAGATAALGGAYPAASVIARTDWVNSHQDATQKVVDALVATMHWINTHTAADIANELPASYVQNQLVTKADYISALTKDKGQFLPDGLMPAGGPTTSLATEKLVGTVKGSVDLSKTFTNDFAIKANKTEGFKTTTTPAGPNG; from the coding sequence ATGTCCAGACGACCCGTCGCCGTCGCCGCGTCCATCCTCACCGTTCTCGCTCTCGGCGCGGTCAGCGCCTGTTCCGGCAACTCAGGCAGCACCTCCGCGAGCAGCGGCTCCGGCGGCACGCCGACCGTCAAGCTCATGGTCGGCGGCATCGACAAGCAGATCTACCTGCCGTACGAACTTGCCGAGAACCTCGGCTACTACAAGAAGTACGGCGTCAAGGTGCAGCTGAGCACCGAGCAGGACGGCGGTGTCGGCGCTGAGGAAGCCATGGCCTCGGGGCAGGTGGACATGGCGGGCGCCTGGTACAACCACACGATCGAGTTCCAGGCGAAGGGCAAGGCGGTCGAGGGCATCGTCCAGCTCTCCGGCGCGCCGGGCGAGCGCGAGATGTGCACCAGCAAGTCGGGCGTCCACTCGGGCGCCGACTTCAACGGAAAGACCCTCGGCATCACCGACCTGGGTTCGGGCACCGACACCCTCACCCAGTTCCTGGCCGTCAAGAAGGGCGTCGAGACCAGCCAGTTCCACCGGATCGGCGTCGGCGGCGGCTCCACCGCCATCGCCGCGCTACAGAACGGCAAGGTCGACTGCGTCATGACGACGCAGCCGACGGTGGCCGCGATAGAGAAGAAGGGCATCGGCACTTCCACGATCGACCTGGCCACCACGGCCGGCGCCACGGCGGCGTTGGGAGGTGCCTATCCCGCTGCCAGTGTGATCGCCCGCACCGACTGGGTGAACTCGCACCAGGACGCTACGCAGAAGGTCGTCGACGCGCTGGTCGCCACCATGCACTGGATCAACACCCACACCGCGGCCGACATCGCGAACGAGCTGCCGGCGTCGTACGTGCAGAACCAGCTGGTCACCAAGGCCGACTACATCTCGGCCCTGACCAAGGACAAGGGCCAGTTCCTCCCGGACGGCCTCATGCCGGCCGGCGGTCCGACGACCTCTCTGGCGACCGAGAAGCTGGTGGGCACCGTGAAGGGCTCGGTGGACCTCAGCAAGACGTTCACCAACGACTTCGCCATCAAGGCCAACAAGACCGAGGGCTTCAAGACCACCACGACCCCGGCAGGGCCGAACGGCTGA
- a CDS encoding response regulator: MIRILVVEDDFRVSHIHCDYASRVEGFEVVGQVATVTETLETVRTLHPDLLLLDVFLPDGSGLDVLRQLSGDEGGARPDAIMITADRDITSVRTAMKLGAVGYLVKPFGSTDLAERLTAYRELQHRVDALGLAPRTDQADVDALFSAARPPAVPRVPAKGHSAPTLALLHQVLRTAREALSAAQAAELTGVSRATAQRYLSYLVREGLVRLELRYGATGRPEHLYRIAP, encoded by the coding sequence ATGATCCGGATCCTGGTGGTGGAAGACGACTTTCGCGTCAGCCACATCCACTGCGACTACGCGTCCCGCGTCGAGGGCTTCGAGGTGGTCGGCCAGGTGGCGACCGTGACTGAGACGCTGGAGACCGTGCGCACCCTCCACCCCGACCTGCTGCTGCTCGACGTCTTCCTGCCGGACGGCAGCGGACTCGACGTGCTGCGGCAGCTCAGCGGGGACGAGGGCGGCGCCCGCCCCGACGCGATCATGATCACCGCTGACCGGGACATCACCTCGGTACGGACGGCCATGAAACTCGGCGCCGTGGGGTATCTGGTCAAACCGTTCGGCTCCACCGACCTGGCCGAGCGGCTCACCGCCTACCGCGAACTCCAGCACCGCGTCGACGCCCTCGGCCTGGCCCCTCGAACCGACCAGGCCGACGTGGACGCCCTCTTCAGCGCCGCACGGCCACCGGCCGTCCCCCGGGTCCCGGCCAAAGGACACTCCGCGCCGACGCTCGCCCTCCTGCACCAGGTCCTCCGCACCGCCCGCGAAGCCCTGTCCGCGGCCCAAGCCGCCGAACTCACCGGCGTTTCCCGCGCCACGGCCCAGCGATACCTCTCGTACCTCGTACGGGAGGGCTTGGTCCGACTCGAACTTCGCTACGGAGCCACAGGCCGTCCGGAACACCTCTACCGGATCGCACCTTGA
- a CDS encoding DUF5302 domain-containing protein: MTAEHVSREGSEPTEAESPGLVPDDDGRYDLKRKFREALARKRGSQADAAALAVDSDTSKVRDTHGPAASQRSFRRKSG; encoded by the coding sequence ATGACTGCAGAGCATGTATCGCGAGAAGGTTCGGAGCCGACTGAGGCCGAGAGTCCTGGCCTGGTGCCGGACGACGACGGTCGATATGACCTGAAGCGCAAGTTCCGTGAAGCCTTGGCGCGCAAGCGCGGCAGCCAGGCGGACGCCGCCGCCCTCGCTGTGGACTCCGACACGTCGAAGGTCCGTGACACGCACGGCCCAGCGGCGAGCCAGCGTTCGTTCCGGCGCAAGAGCGGCTGA
- a CDS encoding dihydrofolate reductase family protein, with product MSRSVLYMSMSLDGFIAGPDDGPENGLGTGGEQLHAWLFRGDHEARGGVGVPVVRTDAASLAVVHEMLATGAVLTGRRTFDAAGGWGGDHHDGVHIEVFTRSEANADDVQGPNVHYATDGIEAAMARAKEAAGERNVLVHGATTAQLALQAGVLDELQIHQVPVLLGGGRSLFGALGSPRQLALVRVIDAPGVTHLRYRVVG from the coding sequence GTGTCCCGTTCCGTGCTGTACATGTCCATGTCGCTCGACGGCTTCATCGCCGGCCCCGATGACGGCCCCGAGAACGGCCTCGGCACCGGCGGCGAGCAGCTGCACGCGTGGCTGTTCCGCGGCGACCACGAGGCCCGCGGCGGAGTCGGCGTGCCGGTCGTCCGCACCGACGCGGCCAGCCTTGCGGTGGTCCACGAGATGTTGGCCACCGGCGCAGTGCTGACGGGGCGGCGCACGTTCGACGCGGCCGGCGGCTGGGGCGGCGACCATCACGATGGCGTCCACATTGAGGTGTTCACCCGCTCCGAGGCGAACGCCGATGACGTCCAAGGACCCAACGTCCACTACGCCACCGATGGCATCGAGGCAGCCATGGCGCGGGCCAAGGAGGCCGCCGGTGAGCGCAACGTGCTGGTCCACGGGGCGACCACGGCGCAGCTGGCGCTGCAGGCCGGGGTGTTGGACGAGCTTCAGATCCACCAGGTCCCCGTACTGCTCGGCGGCGGCCGGTCGCTCTTCGGCGCGCTTGGCTCGCCCCGTCAGCTGGCCCTTGTCCGTGTCATCGACGCCCCAGGGGTCACGCACCTGCGATACCGGGTGGTCGGCTGA
- a CDS encoding sensor histidine kinase, translated as MPIRLRIGRGGNGRLSARILASQLAILALTGAIGFVLFAVAQRAEIDRAYEQRALDIARTTAAEPQVRQAMEYGDDGDIVQTTAERIRKASGASYVVVIDLHGIRHSHPDPALIGKPVDEPIVVLDGHPRTGSDQGATGRSANGKAPLYGPAGTLVGEVSAGIPEHDVLGELWRELPTFGLYATIAVALGSAAAFLLARRLKRSTFGLELEEIAGLLQDREAMLHGIREGVIAFDPDGRITVVNDEARDLLGLGTALGSRLEELLPDGRLRRALDGTLTGADLSVLTDNHCLVVNRMPVTLHGRELGSVVTVRDRTELIGLLRELDSVRGLTDALRAQQHEFTNRMHTVAGLLDIGDHDAAYEYAVESAGADQELTESVRERIGNALLVGLIVAKTTVAAERGVRMVLSDDSALGEDPPHLHRLLTIVGNLLDNAIDAAAGGPPPEGGREVELSLIEAVDQVMVRVADSGPGIPPGAGESIFEDGWSTRPDRGTARRGLGLALVHRLTQRHGGTITVSEGPGAVFTVAMALPDATPVPVHAESTMASPTRGDHG; from the coding sequence ATGCCCATCCGTCTCCGGATCGGCCGCGGCGGGAACGGGAGGCTCTCCGCGCGGATCCTCGCCAGCCAGCTGGCCATCCTGGCTCTCACCGGCGCCATCGGCTTCGTACTCTTCGCGGTCGCCCAGCGGGCCGAGATCGACCGTGCCTACGAGCAGCGGGCACTGGACATCGCCCGCACCACGGCCGCCGAGCCGCAGGTCCGGCAGGCCATGGAGTACGGCGACGACGGCGACATCGTGCAGACCACCGCCGAACGGATCCGGAAGGCGTCGGGGGCGTCGTACGTGGTCGTGATCGATCTGCACGGCATCCGCCACTCACACCCCGACCCGGCGCTCATCGGCAAGCCGGTGGACGAGCCGATCGTGGTGCTGGACGGCCACCCGCGCACAGGCTCCGACCAGGGCGCGACCGGGCGTTCCGCCAACGGCAAGGCTCCGCTGTACGGGCCCGCGGGCACACTGGTCGGCGAGGTTTCGGCCGGCATCCCGGAACACGATGTCCTCGGCGAGCTGTGGCGGGAGCTGCCCACCTTCGGCCTGTATGCCACGATCGCCGTCGCGCTCGGCTCGGCGGCGGCGTTCCTGCTGGCCAGGCGGCTGAAGCGGTCGACTTTCGGGCTGGAACTGGAGGAGATCGCCGGACTGCTCCAGGACCGCGAGGCCATGCTTCACGGCATCCGCGAGGGCGTGATCGCCTTCGATCCCGACGGCCGGATCACGGTGGTCAACGACGAGGCCCGCGACCTGCTCGGCCTCGGCACGGCGCTCGGCAGCAGGCTGGAGGAGCTGTTGCCCGACGGGCGACTGCGCCGCGCACTGGACGGCACCCTGACCGGCGCCGACCTCAGCGTGCTGACCGACAACCACTGCCTGGTGGTCAACCGGATGCCGGTGACGTTGCACGGCCGTGAGCTGGGCTCCGTGGTCACCGTACGCGACCGCACCGAGCTCATCGGGCTGTTGCGCGAACTGGACTCGGTGCGCGGGCTCACCGACGCCCTGCGCGCCCAACAGCACGAATTCACCAACCGCATGCACACCGTGGCTGGGCTGCTGGACATCGGCGACCATGACGCCGCCTACGAATACGCCGTCGAGTCGGCCGGCGCCGACCAGGAGCTGACGGAGTCCGTACGCGAACGGATCGGCAACGCGCTGCTCGTGGGGCTGATCGTCGCCAAGACCACGGTGGCCGCGGAACGCGGGGTTCGGATGGTGCTCAGCGACGACTCCGCCCTCGGCGAGGACCCGCCGCACCTGCACCGGCTGCTGACCATCGTCGGCAACCTGCTGGACAACGCGATCGACGCGGCGGCAGGCGGACCGCCCCCGGAAGGGGGCCGAGAGGTGGAGCTCTCGCTGATCGAGGCCGTCGACCAAGTGATGGTGCGGGTCGCGGACAGCGGCCCGGGGATTCCGCCCGGCGCAGGCGAGTCGATCTTCGAGGACGGCTGGTCGACCCGGCCCGACCGCGGCACCGCTCGGCGCGGGCTGGGGCTGGCCCTCGTCCACCGGCTGACACAGCGGCATGGCGGGACGATCACGGTCAGCGAGGGGCCGGGCGCGGTCTTCACGGTGGCAATGGCACTGCCGGATGCCACACCGGTACCCGTCCACGCAGAGTCCACGATGGCCTCGCCGACAAGAGGTGACCACGGATGA
- a CDS encoding EF-hand domain-containing protein — translation MRVLFRAADTDKSGYLCADEYRVLFGARASTPPS, via the coding sequence GTGCGCGTGCTCTTCCGCGCCGCGGACACCGACAAGAGCGGATATCTGTGCGCGGACGAGTACCGCGTCCTGTTCGGGGCCCGCGCGTCCACCCCGCCGAGCTGA
- a CDS encoding xanthine dehydrogenase small subunit → MVAARITVNGKETPISPATPHTTVLDFLRERGLTGTKEGCAEGECGACSVLVARPGVNKPTDWVAVNACLLPVAGLDGQEVITSEGLATVDESGTPTALHPVQEEMAVRGGSQCGYCTPGFICSMASEYYRSDRCTHADSDDAADPEHGPNGFDLHALSGNLCRCTGYRPIRDAAFAVGMPAEDDAMAQRREQPAPEAVATEYAQDNSSFLRPSTLADGVRLLRERPDAVVVAGSTDWGVEVNIRARRANCVVAVDRLPELRELRIESDYIEIGAALTLTEIERNLDGSVPLLAELFPQFASRLIRNSATFGGNLGTGSPIGDSPPVLLALEASLVLTDADGEREVPLADYFTGYRQSVRRPGELIRSVRVPLPLSKVTAFHKIAKRRFDDISSVAVAFALDIEDGVVRKARIGLGGVAATPIRALATEAALEGKPWSTETVDAAARVLRGEGTPMSDHRASSLYRSAMLGQSLHKLYAQTTEAVSS, encoded by the coding sequence ATGGTAGCGGCGCGTATTACGGTCAACGGGAAAGAAACGCCGATTTCACCGGCCACACCCCACACCACGGTGCTGGATTTCCTGCGCGAGCGTGGACTCACCGGCACCAAGGAGGGCTGCGCCGAAGGCGAATGCGGAGCCTGTTCGGTCCTGGTGGCCCGGCCCGGAGTGAACAAGCCCACGGACTGGGTGGCCGTCAACGCCTGCCTTCTTCCGGTCGCGGGGCTCGACGGCCAGGAGGTCATCACCTCCGAAGGTCTGGCCACCGTCGATGAATCCGGCACGCCGACCGCGTTGCACCCCGTACAGGAGGAGATGGCCGTCCGCGGCGGCTCCCAGTGCGGATACTGCACCCCGGGATTCATCTGCAGCATGGCCTCCGAGTACTACCGCTCCGACCGCTGTACGCATGCGGACTCGGATGACGCCGCCGATCCCGAGCACGGTCCGAACGGTTTCGACCTGCACGCGCTGAGCGGGAACCTGTGCCGCTGCACCGGCTATCGTCCGATTCGCGATGCCGCGTTCGCCGTCGGCATGCCCGCCGAGGACGACGCCATGGCGCAGCGTCGCGAGCAGCCCGCGCCCGAAGCGGTCGCCACCGAATACGCCCAGGACAACAGCTCGTTCCTGCGGCCGAGCACCCTGGCCGACGGGGTGCGGCTGCTGCGCGAGCGGCCCGACGCGGTGGTGGTCGCCGGTAGCACCGACTGGGGTGTGGAGGTGAACATCCGTGCTCGCCGGGCGAATTGCGTGGTCGCGGTCGACCGGCTGCCCGAACTGCGGGAGCTGCGGATCGAATCCGACTACATCGAGATCGGGGCGGCGCTGACGCTCACGGAGATCGAGCGCAACCTCGACGGCAGCGTCCCGCTGCTGGCAGAGCTGTTCCCGCAGTTCGCCTCGCGCCTCATCCGCAACAGCGCGACGTTCGGCGGCAACCTCGGTACCGGCTCCCCCATCGGTGACAGCCCGCCGGTGCTGCTCGCCCTTGAGGCGTCGCTGGTTCTCACCGACGCCGATGGCGAGCGTGAGGTGCCGCTCGCGGACTACTTCACCGGCTACCGGCAGAGCGTGCGCCGTCCCGGCGAACTGATCCGCTCGGTACGCGTTCCCCTGCCGCTGTCGAAGGTCACCGCTTTCCACAAGATCGCCAAGCGCCGCTTCGACGACATCTCCAGTGTCGCCGTCGCCTTCGCCCTCGACATCGAGGACGGCGTCGTCCGCAAGGCCCGCATCGGCCTGGGCGGCGTGGCCGCGACCCCGATCCGCGCCCTCGCCACCGAGGCTGCCCTGGAGGGCAAGCCGTGGTCGACGGAGACCGTCGACGCGGCGGCGAGAGTGCTGCGCGGCGAGGGCACGCCGATGAGCGATCACCGTGCCAGCTCCCTCTACCGTTCCGCGATGCTCGGCCAGAGCCTGCACAAGCTGTACGCGCAAACCACCGAGGCGGTTTCGTCATGA
- a CDS encoding ABC transporter permease codes for MSTTSTVSPAPITGSTHAATTAAARRAVRRRVALVWAGRIGLAVFVIGGWQAFTAWGIVDPFFFGQPSGIAKRLVDFFQHGTEFGSFYSNIWTTIQEALAGFAVGSVAGVVFGVAMGQSRYLSDVLGPYIKMVNAIPRIVLGSIFIVAFGIGVLPKILLAAVLVFFIVFFNAFQGVREVDRNILANAKVLGASQTQITRHVIVPSALTWIIASLHSAFGFAIVGALVGEVLGAQSGLGLVIKTAQNQFDPNGVFATMLVISVIVLGAEWMIAKLEHRLLSWRPPTPTEASNAI; via the coding sequence ATGAGTACGACGTCCACCGTTTCCCCCGCTCCGATCACCGGCAGCACACACGCCGCGACCACGGCCGCCGCCAGGCGTGCCGTCCGGCGCCGCGTCGCGCTGGTGTGGGCGGGCCGCATCGGCCTCGCGGTCTTCGTCATCGGCGGCTGGCAGGCGTTCACCGCCTGGGGGATCGTCGACCCGTTCTTCTTCGGACAGCCGTCCGGCATCGCCAAGCGGCTGGTCGACTTCTTCCAGCACGGCACCGAGTTCGGGTCCTTCTACTCAAACATCTGGACCACGATTCAGGAGGCGCTCGCCGGCTTCGCCGTCGGGTCCGTCGCCGGAGTGGTCTTCGGCGTCGCGATGGGCCAGAGCCGCTACCTCTCCGACGTGCTCGGCCCCTACATCAAGATGGTGAACGCGATACCGCGCATCGTCCTCGGCTCGATCTTCATCGTGGCGTTCGGCATCGGTGTGCTGCCGAAGATCCTGCTCGCCGCGGTTCTTGTGTTCTTCATCGTCTTCTTCAACGCCTTCCAGGGTGTCCGTGAGGTCGACCGCAACATCCTCGCCAACGCCAAGGTCCTGGGCGCCTCCCAGACGCAGATCACCCGGCACGTCATCGTGCCGTCCGCGCTCACCTGGATCATCGCCAGTCTGCACAGCGCCTTCGGCTTCGCCATCGTCGGCGCGCTGGTCGGTGAGGTGCTCGGCGCGCAGAGCGGCCTCGGCCTGGTCATCAAGACCGCGCAGAACCAGTTCGACCCCAACGGCGTGTTCGCGACGATGCTCGTCATCTCGGTGATCGTGCTCGGTGCCGAGTGGATGATCGCCAAGCTGGAGCACCGGCTGCTGTCCTGGCGCCCGCCGACACCGACCGAGGCGTCGAACGCCATCTGA
- a CDS encoding polysaccharide deacetylase family protein: MSNALLQFGTQGGGRSVALTFDDGPDPRWTPQVLALLAQHHAKATFCEIGPNAQRYPYLTKSIADAGNRLCDHSVHHNERQSSMPLDYNVHEIADAQREISDAAEPGAKLWYYRAPGGDFKPVIRDIAAQHGLRPIGWSDDSDDWKRPGVESILQNINRNLQPGSIILMHDGGGDRSQSVEALAKLLDQLDAQGYAYSFPTR; the protein is encoded by the coding sequence GTGAGCAACGCGCTGCTTCAGTTCGGCACCCAGGGAGGCGGCAGGTCGGTCGCGCTGACCTTCGACGACGGCCCGGACCCACGCTGGACGCCGCAGGTACTGGCGCTACTGGCCCAGCACCACGCCAAGGCCACGTTCTGCGAGATAGGCCCGAACGCACAGCGCTACCCCTACCTGACCAAGTCGATAGCCGACGCCGGTAACCGACTGTGCGACCACTCCGTACACCACAACGAGCGCCAGAGCAGCATGCCCCTGGACTACAACGTCCACGAGATAGCCGACGCCCAGCGGGAAATATCCGACGCGGCCGAGCCCGGGGCCAAGCTCTGGTACTACCGGGCACCCGGCGGTGACTTCAAACCCGTCATCCGAGACATCGCCGCTCAGCACGGACTCCGGCCGATCGGCTGGAGCGACGACTCCGACGACTGGAAGCGACCGGGCGTCGAGAGCATCCTGCAGAACATCAACCGGAACCTGCAGCCGGGCTCGATCATCCTGATGCACGACGGCGGTGGCGACCGCTCGCAGAGCGTCGAAGCGCTCGCCAAGCTGCTGGATCAGCTGGACGCCCAGGGCTACGCCTACAGCTTCCCGACCCGCTGA
- a CDS encoding APC family permease: MGVSETPPVAHEGHPGLRREIGFVGLIWASEGSIIGSGWLFGAQKALGVAGPAAIISWAIGSVAILILALVHAELGGMYPVSGGTARFPHYAFGGAAGASFGWFSWLQAATVAPIEVLAMITYGQHYSWAQGWLTIKGGQDLLTASGIAVAIALMAVITAINFLSIRLLARTNSAATWWKVGIPLLTIFVLAIVQFHGSNFTAADGFNPYGAKGILGAVSTSGIIFALLGFEQADQLAGESANPKRDIPRAVIGSIVIGAIIYILLQITFLAALPSSQVQGTWTHAAFNTLTGPFAQLATLLSLGWLATILYLDAVISPAGTGLIYITGSSRVAYGLSRNGYVPSVFEKTTRRGVPWPGLIAAFVTGCICFLPFPSWQSLVGLITSASVLMYAGAPLSFGVFRNRLPDTERPYRLPGGSWMSPLAFVVANLLILWSGWTTDWKLGVAILIGYVILIANRVFKMNPITPQLDLRAAQWLPVYLIGMGFIVYFSDFGPLKHPWFPLWWDMGVVAVFSLLIYYWAMAVALPTEKIQRMIDQVVIPEEADIH; encoded by the coding sequence ATGGGCGTATCCGAAACGCCACCCGTCGCGCACGAGGGTCACCCCGGCTTGCGGCGAGAGATCGGCTTCGTGGGGCTGATTTGGGCCTCGGAGGGGTCGATCATCGGGTCCGGCTGGCTGTTCGGCGCGCAGAAGGCGCTGGGAGTTGCCGGTCCTGCGGCGATCATCTCCTGGGCAATCGGCAGTGTCGCCATCCTGATCCTGGCGTTGGTGCACGCCGAGCTCGGCGGTATGTATCCGGTCTCCGGCGGCACCGCCCGCTTCCCCCACTACGCGTTCGGCGGAGCCGCCGGAGCGTCGTTCGGATGGTTCTCCTGGTTGCAGGCAGCAACCGTCGCACCGATTGAAGTGCTGGCGATGATCACGTACGGCCAGCACTACTCATGGGCGCAAGGCTGGCTGACGATCAAGGGCGGCCAGGACCTGCTGACCGCTTCCGGTATCGCCGTCGCGATCGCGCTGATGGCGGTCATCACCGCCATCAACTTCCTCAGCATCCGGCTGCTGGCCCGCACCAACAGCGCCGCGACCTGGTGGAAGGTCGGCATCCCGCTGCTGACGATCTTCGTGCTGGCGATCGTCCAGTTCCACGGGAGTAACTTCACCGCCGCCGACGGGTTCAACCCCTACGGCGCGAAGGGCATCCTGGGCGCGGTCTCCACGAGCGGCATCATCTTCGCGTTGCTGGGCTTCGAGCAGGCCGACCAGCTCGCCGGTGAGAGCGCGAACCCGAAACGCGACATTCCGCGGGCGGTGATCGGCTCCATCGTGATCGGCGCGATCATCTACATCCTGCTGCAGATCACCTTCCTCGCCGCGCTGCCCTCCTCGCAGGTCCAGGGCACGTGGACGCACGCCGCGTTCAACACCTTGACCGGACCGTTCGCCCAACTCGCCACGCTCCTCAGCCTCGGCTGGCTGGCCACGATCCTCTATCTCGACGCGGTGATCTCTCCTGCCGGTACGGGCCTGATCTACATCACCGGATCCTCGCGGGTCGCCTACGGACTCAGCCGCAATGGCTACGTGCCGTCGGTCTTCGAGAAGACCACCCGGCGCGGTGTGCCGTGGCCCGGACTCATCGCCGCGTTCGTGACCGGCTGCATCTGCTTCCTGCCGTTCCCGAGCTGGCAGTCGCTGGTGGGGCTGATCACCAGCGCCAGCGTGCTGATGTACGCCGGCGCGCCGCTGTCCTTCGGCGTCTTCCGCAACCGCCTGCCGGATACCGAACGTCCGTACCGCCTGCCCGGCGGAAGCTGGATGTCGCCGCTGGCGTTCGTCGTAGCCAACCTGCTGATTCTGTGGTCGGGCTGGACCACCGACTGGAAACTGGGAGTGGCGATCCTCATCGGCTACGTCATCCTGATCGCCAACCGGGTGTTCAAGATGAACCCGATCACGCCGCAGCTCGACCTGCGAGCGGCGCAGTGGCTGCCCGTCTACCTGATCGGCATGGGGTTCATCGTCTACTTCAGCGACTTCGGCCCGCTGAAGCATCCGTGGTTCCCCCTGTGGTGGGACATGGGCGTCGTGGCGGTGTTCAGCCTCCTCATCTACTACTGGGCGATGGCGGTGGCCCTCCCGACCGAGAAGATCCAGCGGATGATCGACCAGGTGGTCATCCCGGAGGAAGCCGACATCCACTGA
- a CDS encoding ABC transporter ATP-binding protein gives MASRNDAAVSPVAEKVGQDSARVEISGLTKRFLTPAGEVFTALQDVSFTVEPGQFCAVVGPTGCGKSTTLSMVSGLDRPSEGSVKVGGREVDGVADGVSFMFQTDALLPWKTVLGNVLMGPVFRGVPKQKAQASARDWLRRVGLTGFEDRYPHQLSGGMRKRVAMAAALINEPKILIMDEPFGALDVQTKAIMSTELLGLWEQIRPSVIFITHDLDEAVALADRVVVMTSGPGSVKAVFDIDLPRPRGSVQEIRFQPRFIELQHQIWDSLREEVERAYARTAGGKTA, from the coding sequence ATGGCTTCACGAAACGATGCGGCGGTGAGTCCGGTCGCCGAGAAAGTCGGCCAGGACAGCGCCCGAGTCGAGATTTCCGGGCTCACCAAACGATTTCTGACCCCTGCGGGTGAGGTGTTCACGGCACTGCAGGACGTGTCGTTCACCGTGGAGCCGGGCCAGTTCTGTGCGGTGGTGGGTCCGACCGGCTGCGGCAAGTCGACGACGCTGAGCATGGTGTCGGGGCTCGACCGGCCCAGCGAGGGATCGGTGAAAGTCGGCGGCCGTGAAGTGGACGGCGTCGCCGACGGTGTCAGCTTCATGTTCCAGACCGACGCGCTGCTGCCCTGGAAGACCGTCCTCGGCAACGTGCTGATGGGCCCGGTCTTCCGCGGTGTCCCCAAGCAGAAGGCCCAGGCCTCGGCACGCGACTGGCTGCGCCGGGTGGGCCTGACCGGGTTCGAGGACCGCTACCCGCACCAGCTCTCAGGCGGCATGCGCAAGCGCGTGGCGATGGCCGCGGCGCTGATCAACGAACCCAAGATCCTGATCATGGACGAGCCGTTCGGCGCCTTGGACGTGCAGACCAAGGCGATCATGTCGACCGAACTGCTCGGGCTGTGGGAGCAGATCCGTCCATCCGTCATCTTCATCACCCACGACCTCGACGAGGCCGTGGCGCTCGCCGACCGGGTCGTCGTCATGACGTCCGGACCCGGCTCGGTCAAGGCGGTCTTCGACATTGACCTGCCGCGCCCGCGCGGCTCGGTCCAGGAGATCCGCTTCCAGCCCCGTTTCATCGAACTTCAGCACCAGATCTGGGATTCGCTGCGGGAGGAGGTGGAGCGCGCCTACGCACGCACCGCAGGAGGTAAGACAGCATGA